A window of Tautonia plasticadhaerens contains these coding sequences:
- a CDS encoding RtcB family protein: MPGAYTGPLEKVGPCQWKIPRSYREDMRVDGLIFADDTLIEQIRRDQGPEQVANVATLPGIQRASLAMPDIHWGYGFAIGGVAATDPEQGGVISPGGVGYDINCGVRLLRSDLSWDDARPHIKRLVDQLYRDIPTGVGQSGRYSFRPDELSELMSKGSSYVVDRGWGAPRDLEFTEAGGRLDDARPDLVSPRAFARGADQCGTLGSGNHFLEVQVVDRVIDDQAAGVMGLREGMVTLLIHSGSRGLGYQVCDDHLAMFRDAPQKYGFTLPDRQLACAPVLSPEGQSYLGAMRAAANYAWCNRQLLTHQARLVFERIFGESWAALGLDLVYDVAHNIAKFEDHDVGDDLRKSLCVHRKGATRAFPPGHPEIPRKYHEIGQPVIIPGSMGTASWVLAGQAGSMAQSFGSSCHGAGRMMSRTAAIKLADGRRIDKELDAMGIIARARGHKGLAEEQPAAYKDVDQVVEVVDSVGISKKVARLRPVGVIKG; the protein is encoded by the coding sequence ATGCCCGGAGCCTACACCGGCCCGCTCGAGAAGGTCGGGCCCTGCCAGTGGAAGATCCCCAGGAGCTATCGGGAGGACATGCGGGTCGACGGATTGATCTTCGCCGACGACACGCTGATCGAGCAAATCCGCAGGGACCAGGGGCCCGAGCAGGTCGCCAACGTGGCGACCCTTCCCGGGATCCAGCGCGCCAGCCTGGCGATGCCGGACATCCACTGGGGTTACGGCTTCGCCATCGGCGGCGTGGCCGCGACCGACCCCGAGCAGGGGGGGGTCATCTCCCCGGGCGGGGTCGGCTACGACATCAACTGTGGGGTCCGCCTGCTCCGCTCGGATCTCTCCTGGGACGACGCGAGGCCGCACATCAAGCGACTGGTCGACCAGCTGTACCGGGACATCCCGACCGGAGTCGGTCAGTCCGGCCGTTACTCGTTCCGGCCCGACGAGCTGTCCGAACTGATGTCGAAAGGGTCGAGTTACGTCGTCGATCGCGGGTGGGGGGCTCCTCGGGACCTCGAATTCACCGAGGCCGGAGGCCGACTCGACGATGCCAGGCCCGACCTCGTGAGTCCCCGAGCCTTCGCCCGGGGGGCCGACCAGTGCGGAACGCTCGGCTCCGGGAACCACTTCCTAGAGGTCCAGGTCGTCGACCGTGTGATCGACGATCAGGCGGCGGGAGTCATGGGCCTGCGTGAGGGGATGGTCACCCTCTTGATCCACTCCGGATCCCGAGGCCTCGGTTATCAGGTCTGCGACGACCACCTGGCGATGTTCCGCGACGCCCCTCAGAAGTACGGGTTCACCCTCCCCGACCGGCAACTCGCCTGCGCCCCGGTCCTGAGTCCCGAGGGGCAATCGTACCTCGGGGCGATGCGAGCGGCGGCGAATTACGCGTGGTGCAACCGGCAATTGCTCACCCATCAAGCCCGCCTCGTCTTCGAGCGGATCTTCGGAGAGTCGTGGGCGGCCCTGGGGCTGGATCTCGTCTACGATGTGGCCCACAACATCGCCAAGTTCGAGGACCACGACGTGGGGGACGACCTGCGCAAGTCACTCTGTGTCCACCGAAAGGGGGCGACCCGTGCCTTCCCGCCGGGGCACCCGGAGATCCCCCGGAAGTACCATGAGATCGGCCAGCCTGTGATCATCCCCGGCAGCATGGGTACGGCGAGTTGGGTCCTCGCAGGCCAGGCGGGGAGCATGGCCCAGTCGTTCGGTTCGAGTTGCCACGGCGCCGGGAGGATGATGAGTCGGACGGCCGCCATCAAGCTCGCCGATGGACGGAGGATCGACAAGGAACTCGACGCGATGGGCATC
- a CDS encoding FG-GAP repeat domain-containing protein encodes MWTAAILPTLILSLPQGEPDATADRAATANRLTYLDQSGPYSVGRHFPKLTTPQWVGEDGVDAVVILAIDDLSDNIPKYEGYLRPILDSLKQIEDGRAPVSIMTNRVDPESPQVAEWLAEGVSMEVHTLDHPCPLLDGGDIGPASKTYHGCVDLMHRIPGNLPVAFRMPCCDSINSPSPRFYRELFEGRSEAQHFLTIDSSVCVVLTPDDPDLPRGLVVDPDGTPRFRKYLPDDTFINWVEDYPYPYLINRLCWEFPCMVPSDWEAQNLLGENNAKTIEDWTRALDAAVIKQGVFTMVFHPHGWIAPEQVVEFIQYASRTYGNRVRFLNFGEAQARIDANLLGGQSVRDRFGRDNGVRLIDLDGDGFLDVLLGDGGPRLTKLWRPAGRRWELRPLPTSLIMHEGAERPTSVRFAVLDPGGPPAMIGGEGPVKHCWVFDRDRWALADDRIRGLPVDIGGVRFRDLDGDGRCEAILANRDRGLSEVNGVYRWSEGGSSWEKLPFGLPPGAWTIGLQRLDSGLRFLDLDGDGIANDLVFSDEESYGAYAFADLERGWSNVLRSGKAGDPDAILPIVLGFGQDNGFFTKDGAMFWVNEETAESPGHAVRLPLDELKRVDRE; translated from the coding sequence ATGTGGACCGCTGCGATCCTACCCACCCTGATCCTGTCCCTGCCGCAAGGGGAACCCGACGCGACGGCCGATCGGGCGGCGACGGCGAACCGCCTCACCTACCTCGACCAGTCCGGGCCCTATTCGGTCGGCCGGCACTTCCCGAAGCTGACGACGCCCCAGTGGGTCGGCGAGGATGGGGTCGACGCGGTCGTGATCCTGGCGATCGACGACCTCAGCGACAACATCCCGAAGTACGAGGGCTACCTCCGGCCCATCCTCGACTCGCTCAAGCAGATCGAGGACGGTCGGGCGCCGGTGAGCATCATGACCAACCGGGTCGACCCGGAGAGTCCCCAGGTGGCCGAGTGGCTTGCCGAGGGGGTGTCGATGGAGGTCCATACCCTCGACCATCCCTGCCCGTTGCTCGACGGAGGGGACATCGGGCCGGCCTCGAAGACCTACCACGGCTGCGTCGACCTCATGCACCGCATCCCGGGCAACCTGCCGGTCGCCTTCCGGATGCCCTGCTGCGACTCGATCAATTCGCCAAGCCCCCGGTTCTACCGCGAACTCTTCGAGGGGCGGAGCGAGGCGCAGCACTTCTTGACCATCGATTCGTCCGTCTGCGTCGTGCTGACGCCCGACGACCCCGACCTGCCCCGGGGGCTGGTCGTCGACCCGGACGGCACGCCGAGGTTCCGGAAATACCTGCCGGACGACACGTTCATCAACTGGGTCGAGGACTACCCGTACCCGTACCTGATCAACCGTCTCTGCTGGGAATTCCCGTGCATGGTGCCGAGCGACTGGGAGGCGCAGAACCTCCTCGGCGAGAACAACGCCAAGACGATCGAGGACTGGACCAGGGCCCTCGACGCCGCCGTGATCAAGCAGGGGGTCTTCACGATGGTGTTCCATCCGCACGGGTGGATCGCTCCCGAACAGGTGGTGGAGTTCATCCAATACGCCTCGAGGACCTATGGGAATCGCGTCCGATTCCTGAACTTCGGCGAGGCCCAGGCCCGGATCGACGCGAATCTGCTCGGCGGCCAGTCGGTGCGGGACCGATTCGGCCGGGACAATGGCGTGAGGCTCATCGACCTGGACGGAGACGGGTTCCTGGACGTCCTGCTCGGCGACGGCGGCCCGAGGCTGACGAAGCTCTGGAGGCCGGCCGGGCGTCGATGGGAACTAAGGCCCCTGCCGACAAGCCTGATCATGCACGAAGGCGCCGAGCGGCCGACATCCGTCCGGTTCGCCGTACTCGATCCGGGGGGCCCACCGGCGATGATCGGCGGTGAAGGCCCGGTGAAGCACTGCTGGGTCTTCGACCGCGACCGTTGGGCCCTGGCCGACGATCGGATCAGGGGTTTGCCGGTGGACATCGGCGGCGTCCGATTCCGGGACCTCGACGGCGACGGCCGATGCGAGGCGATCCTCGCCAATCGGGACCGGGGACTGAGCGAGGTCAATGGCGTCTACCGCTGGAGCGAGGGGGGATCGTCCTGGGAGAAGCTCCCCTTCGGCCTCCCTCCAGGCGCCTGGACGATCGGCCTCCAGCGACTCGACTCCGGCCTCCGTTTCCTCGACCTCGACGGCGACGGCATCGCCAACGACCTCGTCTTCTCGGACGAGGAATCCTACGGCGCCTATGCGTTTGCCGACCTGGAACGAGGCTGGTCGAATGTCCTCCGTTCCGGCAAGGCCGGGGACCCGGACGCGATCCTGCCCATCGTCCTCGGGTTCGGCCAGGACAACGGGTTCTTCACGAAAGACGGGGCAATGTTCTGGGTCAACGAGGAGACGGCCGAGTCTCCCGGTCATGCCGTCCGGCTGCCGCTCGATGAGCTGAAGCGGGTCGACCGGGAGTGA
- a CDS encoding DUF3568 family protein — translation MRIVVVAIAPLGLIGCRSLGPIGSGGPSLVVPTYAYASGTASQGFASPRPEVEGALSEAMTDLDIIRVGLIEADSEQTLVRGRASDGRRVDLSLVDRGAATEARVRVGLFGDERLAKAVLDRVGVRLGTLPPEATPAEVPASGETIENPYFSKQAVPDSVMLRGFSEGIAPGGTSQP, via the coding sequence ATGCGGATCGTCGTAGTGGCGATCGCCCCGCTCGGGCTGATCGGCTGCCGGTCCCTGGGGCCGATCGGCAGCGGGGGTCCGTCGTTGGTCGTGCCCACGTATGCCTACGCCTCGGGGACCGCTTCTCAAGGCTTCGCCAGTCCCCGGCCGGAGGTCGAGGGTGCGCTGAGCGAGGCGATGACCGACCTGGACATCATCCGGGTCGGCCTGATCGAGGCCGATTCGGAACAGACCCTGGTCCGGGGCCGGGCCTCGGACGGCCGACGCGTCGACCTGAGTCTCGTCGACCGGGGGGCCGCGACGGAGGCCCGAGTCCGAGTCGGGCTCTTCGGCGACGAGCGGCTGGCCAAGGCCGTCCTCGACCGAGTCGGAGTCCGCCTCGGCACCCTCCCCCCCGAGGCCACACCTGCAGAGGTCCCCGCCTCCGGAGAAACCATCGAGAACCCCTACTTCTCGAAGCAGGCGGTCCCGGACTCGGTGATGCTCCGCGGCTTCTCCGAGGGCATCGCGCCTGGGGGCACCTCTCAACCCTGA
- a CDS encoding ABC transporter ATP-binding protein, translating into MRPPVLEARALTLQYSGGGGVQAIDLMVAEGERVSVLGPSGSGKTTLLRLIAGLERPESGEIWLDGRSAIDLAPRHRGLAMVFQEQPPYPHLDVERNLGFGLRARGRAGSESRDRIRRVAASLGIESMLPRRPAELSGGERRRVVLGRAMATSRRLVLLDEPFSALDPPLRASIRSDLIALHDRQGGAIVLVTHDQAEAMAFGHRLAIIRDGSLIQVGAPAEVYRRPAHRFVAEFLGDPGASVLRCGIRVGPESARIDGLVPGASWAVPRGVGWVEAMAGRNLGEVDLALRPEQVVRLVPDRSSRLTEAPTVVARVDRVESRGPTRLVIARFGQHRVRFWTEEVSGPDPGDRVPIRLDLQTACWFDPVTGEAINPSRDGATDQG; encoded by the coding sequence ATGCGACCTCCGGTGCTGGAGGCCCGGGCCCTGACCCTCCAGTATTCGGGAGGGGGAGGGGTGCAGGCGATCGACCTCATGGTCGCGGAGGGGGAGCGGGTGTCCGTCCTCGGGCCTTCGGGGTCGGGGAAGACGACGTTACTTAGACTCATTGCCGGATTGGAACGGCCAGAGTCGGGAGAGATCTGGCTCGACGGTCGATCGGCGATCGACTTGGCCCCACGACATCGGGGGCTGGCGATGGTCTTCCAGGAACAACCGCCATATCCGCATCTCGATGTGGAGCGGAACCTCGGATTCGGCCTCCGGGCGCGGGGCCGAGCCGGATCGGAGTCGAGGGATCGGATCCGTCGAGTTGCCGCCAGCCTCGGGATCGAGTCGATGCTCCCTCGGAGACCGGCCGAGCTCTCGGGAGGGGAACGCCGCAGGGTGGTCCTCGGCCGTGCGATGGCGACCAGTCGGCGGCTGGTGTTACTGGACGAGCCATTTTCGGCGCTCGATCCGCCCCTCCGAGCCTCGATCCGGAGTGACCTGATCGCGTTGCACGACCGCCAGGGGGGGGCGATCGTCCTCGTCACCCACGACCAGGCCGAGGCGATGGCGTTCGGCCACCGGCTCGCGATCATCCGGGACGGGTCGCTCATCCAGGTCGGGGCGCCGGCGGAGGTCTATCGCCGACCGGCCCACCGGTTCGTGGCCGAGTTCCTCGGCGATCCGGGGGCGAGCGTGTTGCGTTGCGGAATCCGGGTCGGACCGGAATCGGCCCGGATCGATGGCCTGGTTCCGGGTGCCTCCTGGGCGGTGCCCCGGGGCGTGGGCTGGGTCGAGGCGATGGCCGGACGGAACCTGGGAGAGGTGGACCTCGCCCTGCGTCCCGAGCAGGTCGTTCGGCTCGTCCCCGACCGGTCGAGCCGCCTGACCGAGGCCCCGACGGTCGTCGCCCGGGTCGATCGTGTCGAGTCGAGAGGGCCGACCAGGCTGGTCATTGCCCGGTTCGGCCAGCATCGGGTCCGATTTTGGACTGAGGAGGTATCAGGACCCGATCCGGGTGATCGCGTCCCGATCCGGTTGGATCTTCAAACGGCCTGCTGGTTCGATCCGGTGACCGGGGAGGCGATCAATCCTTCGCGAGATGGAGCGACCGATCAGGGTTGA